In Vitis riparia cultivar Riparia Gloire de Montpellier isolate 1030 chromosome 19, EGFV_Vit.rip_1.0, whole genome shotgun sequence, the following proteins share a genomic window:
- the LOC117908135 gene encoding uncharacterized protein LOC117908135, translated as MLLAPPFPKALQSKKVVNNAPEIFEVLKQVKVNIPLFDMIRQVPAYAKFLKDLCTIKRGMHLKKKAFLTEQVSAIIQCKTPIKYKDPGCPTISVNIGNTFVKRALLDLGASVNLLPYSVYKQLGLGELKSTSITLSLADRSVKFPRGIIEDVLIQIDNFYYPVDFVVLDTEQGTSGLNHVPIILGRPFLATANALINCRSGVMQLTFGNMTIELNIFHSCKKHGTKEDEELKEAYLIELPMEKLVKEKVEDNFSKLGEAISNERIEVWRIKEEIQPLKLMKWFFSSKKVKTMKHGVHNNPKIMKKKLKEWHDQLIQKNKFKEGYFRPHIFPGKLKYQGVGPFIVCKPYPN; from the coding sequence atgcTCTTAGCTCCACCTTTTCCCAAAGCTCTTCAATCTAAGAAAGTGGTAAATAATGCTccagaaatttttgaagttctcaagcAAGTCAAAGTCAATATACCACTCTTTGACATGATTAGACAAGTTCCAGCCTATGCCAAGTTTCTTAAGGATTTGTGTACCATAAAGAGAGGGatgcatttgaaaaagaaagctttCTTGACTGAACAAGTTAGTGCAATCATCCAATGCAAAACCCCAATCAAGTATAAGGATCCGGGATGTCCAACTATCTCGGTGAATATTGGCAACACTTTTGTGAAAAGAGCACTtttagacttgggggcaagtgtgaatctTCTTCCTTACTCAGTATATAAGCAATTGGGGCTTGGAGAACTAAAGTCTACTTCCATCACACTTTCATTGGCGGATAGATCGGTTAAGTTTCCAAGAGGAATTATTGAAGATGTGTTGATCCAAATCGATAACTTCTATTATCCGGttgattttgtggtgcttgatacggAACAAGGAACTAGTGGACTCAACCATGTTCCTATTATACTTGGTCGACCTTTCCTCGCCACAGCAAATGCATTGATTAATTGTCGAAGTGGGGTGATGCAACTTACCTTTGGTAACATGACAATTGAGCTGAACATTTTTCATTCATGTAAGAAGCATGGTACCAAAGAGGATGAGGAACTTAAGGAGgcttatttgattgaattgccTATGGAAAAGCTAGTAAAAGAAAAGGttgaagataatttttcaaaacttggtGAAGCAATTTCTAATGAACGGATTGAAGTTTGGAGGATCAAAGAAGAAATTCAACCTTTGAAGTTAATGAAATGGTTTTTCAGCTCTAAGAAGGTGAAAACCATGAAGCATGGTGTGCACAATAATCCAAAGATCATGAAAAAGAAGCTCAAGGAATGGCATGACCAACTTATTCAAAAGAACAAGTTCAAAGAAGGCTATTTCAGGCCACATATTTTTCCGGGAAAGCTTAAGTACCAAGGAGTTGGTCCATTCATTGTTTGCAAGCCATATCCAAATTGA